The following coding sequences are from one Arachis hypogaea cultivar Tifrunner chromosome 7, arahy.Tifrunner.gnm2.J5K5, whole genome shotgun sequence window:
- the LOC112701407 gene encoding uncharacterized protein, protein MADAPPPTPSELLRMVTELQQANQRMAEANQRMTEENQRMQQQIQQLANARLEHNNDRRERQENDDQRSEPTHVSETPQDDDADHRNEEAIPEDDDDQPDNSAGPFTADIMNFQLPRQFTLPTTLTPYDGLGDPKQHIKKFRSIMIVNGASDPILCRCFPSFLDGPTLDWFCSLPADSISRFQELAKQFEEHFAASAIYLHDSDYLTTIKQGPQESLKDYITRFTKIAMQIPDLHPEVHLHAIKSGLRPGKFQETITVAKPKTLAEFREKAKGQIDIEELRQARRAEKSAFMKDDDKPRESKKNFKPVPRYESYTQFNTKRDDIIKEILNSKLIKPPRKAGNYPEPKNIDKSKYCTFHQKHGHTTDECVIAKDLLERLARQGHLDKFIAGHMQKRQVPSSDQPATTSSSKEKDKAPAQPRGVINCISWGYAGGGETNSARKRTYRAMLAVEHSSGQSQPTPDVPEMTFGCSDFKSNHMNYDDPVVISIQLGDLIVRKVPLDPGSSADVLFFTTFQKMKLSTHIMQAYSGDLVGFSGERVPVLGSVWLQTTLGEQPLTKTQDIQYLVVDCFSPYNLILGRPFLNRFAAIVSTFHLCIKFPVQDNIVATIHGDLHKARQCYNTSLKPIKRSTQARVNSIQPRRPLLNELDPRADFEDRPTPNEDLEKVTLKEDPTKFTFIRTSITREEKQNLINCLRQNADLFAWTSGDMPGIDPAVITHKL, encoded by the coding sequence ATGGCCGATGCCCCTCCCCCCACCCCGTCCGAGCTTCTCCGGATGGTAACTGAGCTCCAGCAGGCAAATCAACGTATGGCTGAAGCAAACCAGCGCATGACAGAAGAAAACCAAAGAATGCAACAACAGATTCAACAATTGGCTAACGCCCGGCTGGAACATAACAATGATCGTCGCGAGCGGCAGGAAAATGATGACCAACGCTCCGAACCGACTCATGTCTCGGAGACACCTCAAGACGACGACGCTGACCATCGGAATGAGGAGGCGATACCCGAGGACGACGATGACCAGCCCGACAACTCGGCAGGGCCTTTTACGGCTGacatcatgaattttcaattgcCACGACAATTCACGTTGCCGACAACACTAACTCCCTACGACGGGCTAGGGGATCCTAAGCAGCACATTAAAAAATTTCGATCTATTATGATTGTTAATGGGGCATCCGACCCCattttatgtcgttgttttccTTCCTTTTTAGATGGACCCACGCTTGACTGGTTTTGCTCTTTGCCTGCAGATTCCATTTCCCGCTTTCAGGAGCTAGCAAAACAGTTTGAAGAACATTTTGCAGCATCAGCAATTTACCTGCACGATTCCGACTATCTGACTACAATCAAACAGGGTCCGCAAGAAAGTCTGAAGGATTATATTACCCGTTTCACGAAAATCGCCATGCAAATTCCTGATCTACATCCAGAGGTCCACTTGCATGCAATTAAAAGCGGCCTCCGACCTGGCAAATTCCAGGAAACTATTACAGTAGCCAAGCCAAAGACCTTGGCCGAGTTTAGGGAGAAAGCTAAGGGGCAAATAGACATCGAAGAGCTTCGACAAGCCCGACGAGCAGAAAAGTCCGCATTCATGAAAGACGATGACAAACCTCGGGAGAGCAAGAAAAATTTCAAGCCTGTACCACGTTACGAGTCTTACACTCAGTTCAATACAAAAAGGGACGACATTATCAAAGAAATATTAAACTCCAAGCTTATCAAGCCACCCCGTAAGGCCGGCAACTACCCGGAGCCAAAGAACATAGACAAATCAAAGTACTGCACCTTTCACCAAAAGCATGGTCATACCACAGATGAATGCGTGATTGCCAAGGATCTATTAGAGCGCTTAGCGCGGCAAGGACACCTTGATAAATTCATTGCAGGACATATGCAGAAACGTCAAGTTCCAAGCTCCGACCAACCTGCAACAACTTCATCATCCAAAGAAAAGGACAAAGCACCGGCTCAGCCCAGAGGGGTGATTAACTGTATTTCATGGGGATATGCCGGTGGAGGAGAAACAAACTCGGCAAGAAAACGCACCTACCGGGCTATGTTGGCAGTTGAACACTCTTCTGGCCAATCTCAACCAACCCCAGACGTCCCTGAGATGACTTTTGGCTGTTCTGATTTTAAATCCAACCACATGAACTATGACGATCCCGTGGTGATCTCAATTCAGTTGGGGGACCTTATTGTCCGGAAGGTGCCGCTTGATCCTGGGAGCAGCGCCGATGTACTATTCTTCACTACATTCCAGAAAATGAAGCTCAGCACCCATATCATGCAAGCTTACTCGGGAGATCTAGTCGGATTTTCAGGCGAACGAGTGCCTGTGCTCGGATCTGTGTGGTTACAGACCACACTCGGTGAGCAACCCCTAACTAAGACACAGGATATACAATATCTCGTGGtcgattgctttagcccttataaTCTCATATTAGGAAGACCCTTTTTAAATAGATTTGCTGCTATTGTTTCCACTTTTCATCTTTGTATCAAGTTTCCTGTGCAGGATAATATAGTTGCCACCATACATGGTGACCTACACAAAGCACGACAATGCTACAATACCAGCCTCAAGCCGATTAAAAGAAGCACTCAGGCACGTGTTAATTCCATACAACCTAGAAGACCATTGCTAAACGAGCTCGACCCTAGGGCCGACTTCGAAGATCGCCCTACGCCAAACGAAGATCTGGAAAAGGTCACCCTCAAGGAGGATCCTACCAAATTCACATTCATCAGAACATCTATCACCAGAGAGGAAAAGCAAAACCTGATAAACTGCTTACGCCAGAACGCTGACCTATTTGCTTGGACTTCAGGAGATATGCCGGGGATAGACCCAGCAGTGATCACACATAAATTATAA